The Rhodococcus antarcticus DNA segment GCCCACGGGAGGGCAGTCGTGCGTGAGGGCGGCCGAGGGTGGACGGTCGGGGGCGGCGCGGGCGGCGCCCGGGGTGGCTCGAGCGGGCGGGGATCGCTGCGCGGTCGGGGTGCACCGTGCTCAGCGGCGGGTCCACTCCAGCAGCTGCTCCACCGGCCACGTGTTGACGATCTGCTCCACCGGCACCCCGCACTCCTGCGCGCGAGCGCACCCGTAGGCCTGCCAGTCGAGCTGGCCGGGGGCGTGCGCGTCGGTGTCGATGCTGAACAGGCAGCCCGCCTCCACGGCCTGGCGCAGCAGCCGGCGCGGCGGGTCCAGCCGTTCGGGGCGGGAGTTGATCTCCACGGCCACCCCGTGCTCGGCGCACGCGGCGAAGACCGCGGCGGCGTCGAACTCGCTCTCCGGCCGGGTGCCGCGACCACCCGTGACGAGCCGGCCGGTGCAGTGGCCGAGCACGTCGGTGTGCGGGTTCCGGACGGCGCCCAGCATCCGGGCGGTCATCGTCACGGAGTCGGCGCGGAGCTTGGAGTGCACCGACGCCACCACGACGTCGACGCGACCAAGCAGCTCGTCGGACTGGTCGAGACTGCCGTCGTCGAGGATGTCGCACTCGATGCCCGACAGCAGCCGGAAGTCGCCCAGGTGGCTGTCCACCTCGGCCACGACGTCCAGCTGCTGGGTCAGCCGCGCGGCGGTCAGCCCGTGGGCCACGGTGAGGCGGGGGGAGTGGTCGGTCAGCGCCAGGTAGTCGTGGCCCAGCTCGAGCGCGGTGACCGCCATCTCCTCGATCGGGGAGCCGCCGTCGCTCCAGTCGCTGTGGCTGTGCAGGTCCCCCCGCAGCGCGGCCCGGAGCGCGTCGCCGCCCTCGACCAGGGGCTCGCGGGCCGCGGCCTCCAGCGCGACGAGGCGCTCGGGCACGTCCCCGGCGTGAGCCTGCAGGGCGACGGCGGCGGTGCTGGGACCGATGCCGGTGAGCTCTGTGAGGGTGCCGGCGTCGAGGCGGCGGGCCAGCTCCTCGCCCGACAGGTCGGCGAGCACGGCCGCGGCGTTGCGGAAGGCCTGCACCCGTCGCGAGGACTCGCGCGAGCGCTCCAGGAGGAAGGCGGTGCGACGCAGGGCAGCGACGGGGTCCATCCTGGGAGTGTGGACGACACAGGTGCGGGACCGCTGGCAGGCGTGCTGGTGGCGGACTTCTCCCGGGTGCTCGCCGGGCCCTACGCGACCATGCTGCTGGCCGACCTCGGTGCGACGGTGGTCAAGGTGGAGCCCCCACGGGGCGACGACACCCGTAACTGGGCGCCGCCGGTCCGGATCGATGCGGAGCGCGGGGACACCTCCACCTACTTCCTGTCGGTCAACCGGGGCAAGCGCTCCATCGTGCTCGACCTGACCGACGCGGACGACCGGGTCGTCGCCCACGAGCTCGCCCGGCGCGCGGACGTCGTCGTCGAGAACTTCCGCACCGGGGGCATGGAGCGCTTCGGGCTGGGCTACGAGCAGGTGGCCGCGACCAACCCCGGGGTGGTCTACGCCTCCATCACCGGGTTCGGCTCCCGCGGCGGGGCGGGCCTGCCGGGCTACGACCTGGTGGTGCAGGCCGTCTCCGGGCTGATGAGCACCACAGGTGCCCCCGACGGACCCGGCTACCGCTCCGGGGTGGCCGTGTTCGACGTGGTCGCGGGCCTGCACGCGGACCTGGGGATCGTCGCGGCCCTGCACCACCGCACGAGCACCGGGCTCGGCCAGCACGTGGAGGTGAACCTGCTCTCGTCGGCGCTCTCGGGGATGGTCAACCAGACCGGCGCCGTCGTGTCGGCCGGGGTCGTGCCGCACCGGATGGGCAACGCGCACCCCAGCCTGTTCCCCTACGAGCCGGTGGACACCGCAGACGGTCAGCTGGTGCTGGCCGTGGGCAACGACGGGCAGTTCGCGGCGCTGTGCCGGGTGCTGGAGGTGCCCGAGCTGGTCGCCGACGCCCGCTTCACCCGCAACGCCGACCGCACCGTGCACCGGGAAGCCCTGCGCCCCCTGCTGCTGCAGCGCCTGCGCACGCGGACCTCGGCGCAGTGGGCGCCCGTGCTCACCGCGGCCGGGGTGCCCTGCGGGGTGGTGGGCACGGTGGCCGACGGCCTGGCGCTGGCCACCGAGCTGGGGCTGGACCCGGTGGTGGAGGTGGGTGGCGTCCCCACCGTGCGGCACCCGGTGACCTTCTCGGCGACACCCGCCGTGCACCACCTGCCCCCGCCGAACCTGGACGAGCACGGGGCCGAGCTGCGCGCGTGGCTGACCCCGCCCGCTGCGCCCGTCGACGAGTAGCGGGGGAGCGGCCCGGGTCAGGGCTGCTCGTGCACCGTGCGCATGAGGCCTTCCTGGACCACGGCCGCGACCATGTTCCCCGCGCGGTCGTAGATGCGGCCCTGGGTCAGCGCCCGACCGAACCCGGCGGACGGCGAGGTCTGGTCGTAGAGGAGCCACTCGTCGGCCCGGAACGGCCTCAGGAACCACAGCGCGTGGTCGAGCGAGGCCCCCTGGGTCACCGCGTCGGGGTGCGGCACCCGCGCGGAACCCAGCAGCGTCATGTCGGACATGTAGGCAAGTGCGCAGACGTGGAACACGGGGTCCGGCGGCAGCTCGTGGCGGTACCGCATCCACACCTGCTGCTGGGCGGCTGCGTCCGGACGGGTGTGCAGCGCCTCGGCGGGAACCCGCCGGATGTCCCAGTCCGGCCACTCCGTGACGTACCAGGGGTCCTGCGGTCCGGGCGCGCCCACCAGGTCGGGCAGCTCCTCCGGCGGGACCACCACGGGGGCGCGGTCCTGGTGGGTGGGGCCCTCGTCACCGGTGTGGAACGAGGCAGACATGGAGAAGATCGCCCGACCGTTCTGCATGCCCGTGACCCGCCGGGTCGCGAACGAGCGGCCGTCACGCACCCGCTCCACCAGGTAGACCGTGGGCACCGTCGGTGCGCCCGGCCTCAGGAAGTACCCGTGCAGCGAGTGCACGGTGAAGCCGTCGGCGACGGTGCGCACGGCGGAGACCAGCGCCTGCCCGGCCACCTGCCCGCCGAAGGTGCGTTGCAGGTTGGTGGCCGGTGAGCTGCCGCGGAAGATGTCGGCCTCCAGCTGCTCGACCTGCAGCACCTCGTGGATCGTGGCCACGGAACTCCTCGGGTGGACGGCGGTCGGACGGAGCCCAGCGTGCCACCCCGGGGCAGCAGGTCCAGCACGCCGGGCCCACCCCCGTGCGGCCCGGGTTGTGGTCAGCGGCACCGCCTCGGAGAGACTGGGGCGGTGAGCACCCCCGAACAGCACCGACCGCCCGTGTACGCCTGCGCCGCCGGCGCCGTGCTGCACGCCCACGCCGGGGACACCCTGGAGCCTGCCGTCCTGCTGCACACCTTCCTGCCGCCGGCCGCCGCCGAGCGCCTGCGCGACCCCGGTGCCCGGGTGGACGTGCACTCCGACGGGATCACCGCGCCCACCGTGACCGTGCGGGTGCTGGCCGACGGGCACGCCCTGACCTGGCAGCTGCCGGTGGCCCCGCTGGTCGCGGCGCTGCCCGGGCAGTCCGGCGACGACGGTCGCGTGGTGCTGCTGGCCGTGGTCGACGCCGAGCCCGCTCCCGGCTCCTGGGGCGAGGCGCTCGACTGCGAGCGCCTCGCCGCCGAGCTGCCCCTGCCGGTGGCCGAGGTGGTGGAGGCGCTGCGCGGGCGTCTCGCCCCGTGGCTCGCCGAGGACGTGGAGCTGCTGCTGCACGACGACGCGCACGACCATGCCGCGGACTTCTCCCCCGAGCAGCTGGTGGCCTCGGCCGTGCTCTCGAGCCACCGGGGCGCGCTGGACGCCGACCAGGCGACCACCCGGCTCGTCCGCGGGCTCGCCTACGGACCGCCCGAGTTCCAGGTGGAGCTGGCCCGGCTGGTCGCGGGTGCGCTGCTGAGCAGCTCGGCGCTGGCCGGCCCGCACGGGGTGGCGGCGGTGCTGGCCGAGACCGGGCCGTTCGAGGACGAGGCAGTGCGCCTGCTCACCGAGGTCCCCCGCGCCCGTGGTGTCGACGGCGTGGGCGAGGTCCTGCTGGCCACCGGCGACCGGGACGAGGCGGTCCGCGCGGCGGTGGGGGTCATCGCGCGGCTGGCCCGGGTGGGGCTGGGGGCCACCGAGCTCGAGGACGACGCCCTGCTGGCGCGGCTGGACATGGTCGACGACGCGGCGCTCGCCCGGCTGGCCGGGCTGTGGGTGCGCCTGGCCGTGGCGGCCGCGGGGGAGCCGGACGGTGACGCCGACGCGGTGCGTGCGGTCGCGGACGGGGTGCTGGCCACGAGCGGTCCCGGTCGCTCCTGGCTGGCCCGCACCGCCCGTGCCCTGGCCGCCGAGAGCACGGAGGTGGCCGGACGCCAGCTGCACCGGGTGGGGGCGCCCCTGGAGCTCGTGCGTGCGGTGCTCGAGAGCGACGACACGACCGCCGACCCCGGGCCCCTGGTGCACGCCTGCCTGCAGCTCGCCCGCTTCGTGCGCACCCGGGCGGGGATCGGGCCCGGCGGCTGGGCGGAGGT contains these protein-coding regions:
- a CDS encoding PHP domain-containing protein, coding for MDPVAALRRTAFLLERSRESSRRVQAFRNAAAVLADLSGEELARRLDAGTLTELTGIGPSTAAVALQAHAGDVPERLVALEAAAREPLVEGGDALRAALRGDLHSHSDWSDGGSPIEEMAVTALELGHDYLALTDHSPRLTVAHGLTAARLTQQLDVVAEVDSHLGDFRLLSGIECDILDDGSLDQSDELLGRVDVVVASVHSKLRADSVTMTARMLGAVRNPHTDVLGHCTGRLVTGGRGTRPESEFDAAAVFAACAEHGVAVEINSRPERLDPPRRLLRQAVEAGCLFSIDTDAHAPGQLDWQAYGCARAQECGVPVEQIVNTWPVEQLLEWTRR
- a CDS encoding CaiB/BaiF CoA transferase family protein; this translates as MDDTGAGPLAGVLVADFSRVLAGPYATMLLADLGATVVKVEPPRGDDTRNWAPPVRIDAERGDTSTYFLSVNRGKRSIVLDLTDADDRVVAHELARRADVVVENFRTGGMERFGLGYEQVAATNPGVVYASITGFGSRGGAGLPGYDLVVQAVSGLMSTTGAPDGPGYRSGVAVFDVVAGLHADLGIVAALHHRTSTGLGQHVEVNLLSSALSGMVNQTGAVVSAGVVPHRMGNAHPSLFPYEPVDTADGQLVLAVGNDGQFAALCRVLEVPELVADARFTRNADRTVHREALRPLLLQRLRTRTSAQWAPVLTAAGVPCGVVGTVADGLALATELGLDPVVEVGGVPTVRHPVTFSATPAVHHLPPPNLDEHGAELRAWLTPPAAPVDE
- a CDS encoding acyl-CoA thioesterase, with amino-acid sequence MATIHEVLQVEQLEADIFRGSSPATNLQRTFGGQVAGQALVSAVRTVADGFTVHSLHGYFLRPGAPTVPTVYLVERVRDGRSFATRRVTGMQNGRAIFSMSASFHTGDEGPTHQDRAPVVVPPEELPDLVGAPGPQDPWYVTEWPDWDIRRVPAEALHTRPDAAAQQQVWMRYRHELPPDPVFHVCALAYMSDMTLLGSARVPHPDAVTQGASLDHALWFLRPFRADEWLLYDQTSPSAGFGRALTQGRIYDRAGNMVAAVVQEGLMRTVHEQP